A genomic window from Salvia hispanica cultivar TCC Black 2014 chromosome 5, UniMelb_Shisp_WGS_1.0, whole genome shotgun sequence includes:
- the LOC125190698 gene encoding exocyst complex component SEC15A, translated as MSGRNKRNVTENGGDTGEDSVLATLVSNGDDMGPMVRLAFETGKPEALLQQLKHLVKKKEVEIEELCKLHYEEFIVAVDELRGVLVDAEELKSELSTDNSTLQQVGSALLTKFEELLDSYSIKKNVTDAIKMSKYCVQVLDLCVKCNNHISEGRFYPALKAVDLIEKDYLQSIPAKALKTLIERRIPMLKSHVEKKVCSEVNEWLVNIRSSSKSIGQTAIQYAASARQREEDMLARQRKAEEQSCLGIEDFTYALDVEEIDENSVLKFDLTPLYRAFHIHNCLGIQEQFREYYYKNRLLQLKSDLQISSNQPFLESHQTFLAHTAGYFIVEDRVLRTAGGLLSPTELDMMWETAVARVTAVLEEQFSQMDAASHLLLVKDYVTLFGATLRQYGYEVSTILETLNSSREKYHELLLAECRQQITDIFASDTYEQMVMKKESEYQANVLLFHLQSSDIMPAFPYIAPFSSMVPDCCRIVRSFIKDSVNYLSYGAQMNYFDFVRKYLDKLLIDVLNEVLLRTIHSSSTGVSQAMQIAANISVLERACDYFIQHAAQQCGIPVRSIDRPQCGLTAKIVLKTSRDAAYMALLTLVNSKLDEFMKLTENVNWTSDEATGLGNEYVNEVVIYLETVMSTAQQILPLDALYKVGSGALEHISNSIVGTFLSDSIKRFSVNAVMSINMDLKALETFADERFHSTGLHEIYRDGSFRSCLVEARQLINLLLSSQPENFMNPVIREKNYNTLDYKKVATICEKYKDSADGIFGSLSNRASKQSARKKSMDVLKKRLRDFN; from the coding sequence atgagtggTAGAAATAAGAGAAATGTGACTGAGAACGGTGGGGACACGGGTGAAGACTCGGTTCTTGCAACCTTGGTAAGCAATGGGGATGATATGGGGCCGATGGTTAGGCTTGCATTTGAGACGGGGAAGCCTGAAGCCCTCTTGCAGCAGCTCAAGCACTTGGTTAAGAAGAAGGAAGTTGAAATTGAGGAGCTTTGCAAGCTCCATTATGAGGAATTTATTGTTGCAGTCGATGAGCTACGTGGTGTCTTGGTTGATGCGGAGGAGCTGAAAAGTGAGCTGTCAACTGATAACTCGACGTTGCAGCAAGTTGGAAGCGCCTTGCTCACAAAGTTCGAGGAGCTTCTTGATTCTTACTCGATTAAGAAGAATGTGACTGACGCCATTAAGATGTCGAAGTACTGTGTGCAAGTGTTGGATCTCTGTGTGAAGTGTAATAATCACATCTCTGAAGGGCGATTCTATCCAGCTTTAAAAGCTGTTGATTTGATTGAGAAGGATTATTTGCAGAGTATCCCAGCTAAGGCTTTGAAGACGCTGATAGAGAGGAGAATACCTATGTTGAAATCTCATGTTGAGAAGAAGGTGTGCTCCGAAGTTAACGAGTGGCTAGTTAACATACGGAGCTCTTCAAAGAGTATCGGACAGACTGCTATACAATATGCTGCATCTGCTCGTCAGAGGGAAGAGGATATGCTGGCTCGTCAAAGGAAAGCTGAGGAGCAAAGCTGCTTGGGCATAGAAGATTTCACCTATGCTTTAGACGTCGAAGAAATTGATGAGAATTCTGTTTTGAAATTTGACCTCACCCCGCTTTATCGAGCGTTTCATATCCACAATTGCCTCGGGATCCAAGAGCAGTTTCGTGAGTATTATTACAAGAATCGTCTGCTGCAGCTGAAATCAGACTTGCAAATCTCATCAAACCAGCCTTTTCTTGAATCACATCAGACCTTTTTGGCTCATACTGCTGGTTATTTCATCGTAGAAGATCGAGTTTTGAGGACTGCCGGGGGGCTGCTGTCGCCAACTGAGCTTGACATGATGTGGGAAACGGCTGTGGCTAGAGTGACTGCGGTCTTAGAGGAACAGTTCTCCCAAATGGATGCAGCGAGTCACCTCCTCCTCGTCAAGGACTATGTGACTCTTTTTGGAGCAACACTGAGGCAATATGGTTATGAAGTTTCCACGATTCTGGAAACTTTAAACAGCAGTCGTGAAAAATACCATGAACTTCTTCTAGCAGAGTGTCGGCAACAGATCACTGATATATTTGCTAGCGACACATATGAACAGATGGTGATGAAGAAGGAGTCCGAATACCAGGCAAATGTGCTCCTGTTTCATCTCCAAAGCTCGGATATAATGCCGGCATTCCCTTATATTGCTCCATTTTCTTCCATGGTGCCCGACTGCTGTCGCATTGTTCGATCCTTCATCAAGGATTCGGTTAATTACTTGTCTTATGGGGCACAGATGAACTACTTTGACTTCGTTCGCAAGTACCTCGACAAACTCTTGATTGACGTCTTGAACGAGGTCTTGCTCCGGACAATCCACAGCAGCAGCACCGGCGTGTCCCAGGCGATGCAGATCGCTGCCAACATATCTGTTCTAGAGAGAGCCTGTGATTATTTCATCCAGCACGCCGCTCAGCAATGTGGAATCCCAGTGAGGTCGATTGACAGGCCACAATGCGGTTTAACGGCCAAGATCGTGCTTAAAACCTCGAGGGATGCCGCTTACATGGCGCTTCTCACTCTGGTAAACTCGAAACTTGACGAGTTCATGAAACTCACGGAGAACGTGAATTGGACGTCCGACGAGGCGACGGGGCTCGGAAATGAGTATGTCAACGAGGTCGTGATATATCTCGAGACGGTCATGTCAACTGCTCAGCAGATCCTACCCTTGGACGCGCTGTACAAAGTCGGGAGTGGCGCTCTCGAACACATATCCAACTCTATCGTGGGGACTTTCCTCAGCGATAGTATTAAGAGGTTCAGTGTTAACGCGGTGATGTCGATCAACATGGACTTGAAGGCGCTGGAAACTTTCGCGGACGAAAGGTTCCACTCGACTGGACTGCATGAGATATACAGAGACGGGAGCTTCCGGAGCTGCTTAGTAGAAGCCAGACAATTGATCAACCTCCTCTTAAGCAGTCAGCCAGAAAACTTCATGAATCCCGTGATACGAGAAAAGAACTACAACACTTTGGACTATAAAAAGGTGGCTACCATCTGCGAGAAGTACAAGGATTCGGCTGATGGAATCTTTGGCAGCCTTTCGAATAGAGCCTCGAAGCAAAGTGCAAGAAAGAAGTCCATGGACGTTCTAAAGAAACGATTGAGAGATTTCAACTGA